In Perca fluviatilis chromosome 11, GENO_Pfluv_1.0, whole genome shotgun sequence, the following proteins share a genomic window:
- the LOC120567917 gene encoding transmembrane protein 200C, with the protein MIATGGLLRMNRRQDSLRSKNRAENKRKRKSKKKKKNDVVVVKGKLNLCSPAGFVAAAGVIVLMVGISMAVLGYWPSQNQQQYQERRRTGGYHANKMSYSKSPPVSSNLTHNKPPSGQTSLFNQSHSNSSAPDSSRHCGFLCDFLNNYLYSDNLKVFGPLVMGIGIFLFICANAVLHENRDKKTKIINLRDIYSTVIDLHSIRSKEYSPLNGLVNYTQSRSAEGPSGSFPASGMLTRSSWPSTGLSFQSELGGDDVFRRPSLASRPRSWSRDVQTFTDTVYSIYKDYSNSSEQAPQPRQWETTSIVTSSVNAFTLPVIKLNNCEVESERAQPEGHSEEGVVIEAAAETISEEGQASSSQTDETDTKERDASTARTTDPPLPHQSHQDITTDTADQQGVPQAQPQPQWTQLFPPPSPVAREMGSRLSLNSLTDQPRSARRCSLSVSVGRQGDRARRFSCPRLERSNSKGYIKLADLVGESFEAPDTDTSLVATDQEVALDAAAAAATAAEEEAQGEDNLVTASTSAES; encoded by the coding sequence ATGATAGCCACAGGTGGCCTGCTGCGCATGAACAGGCGCCAGGATTCCCTACGCTCTAAAAACCGAGCGGAAAACAAAAGGAAGCGGAAAtccaagaaaaagaagaagaatgatGTGGTGGTGGTAAAGGGGAAACTCAATCTGTGCTCCCCGGCCGGTTTTGTGGCTGCTGCGGGAGTTATAGTTCTCATGGTGGGGATTTCCATGGCAGTCCTGGGCTACTGGCCCAGCCAGAACCAGCAGCAGTACCAGGAGCGCCGCAGAACTGGAGGATACCACGCCAACAAGATGAGCTACTCCAAAAGTCCACCTGTTTCCTCTAACTTGACCCATAATAAGCCTCCCTCCGGACAGACAAGTTTATTCAACCAGAGCCATTCTAACAGCAGCGCCCCCGATTCCTCCCGCCACTGTGGTTTCCTGTGTGACTTCCTGAATAATTACCTGTACTCAGACAATCTAAAAGTCTTCGGACCACTGGTGATGGGAATCGGCATTTTCCTCTTTATCTGCGCCAATGCAGTCCTCCATGAAAACCGAGACAAGAAAACCAAAATCATCAACCTGAGGGATATCTATTCCACCGTAATAGATCTACACAGCATACGGTCAAAGGAGTACTCGCCTCTAAATGGTTTGGTGAACTACACACAGTCGAGGAGTGCTGAGGGCCCGTCGGGCTCATTCCCTGCAAGTGGGATGCTTACCCGCAGCTCCTGGCCCTCCACTGGACTCAGTTTCCAGAGCGAGTTAGGCGGCGATGATGTGTTCAGACGCCCGTCGTTGGCCAGCAGGCCTCGGAGCTGGTCCCGAGATGTCCAGACCTTCACGGACACTGTCTACAGCATCTACAAAGACTACAGCAATAGCAGCGAGCAGGCCCCGCAGCCGCGACAATGGGAGACCACCTCCATCGTCACCTCTTCTGTGAACGCTTTCACCCTCCCTGTGATCAAACTGAACAACTGTGAGGTGGAGTCTGAGAGAGCGCAGCCAGAAGGACACTCAGAGGAAGGGGTCGTTATTGAGGCTGCTGCTGAAACCATTAGCGAGGAAGGACAAGCCAGCAGCAGCCAGACCGACGAGACGGACACCAAGGAGAGGGACGCCTCAACGGCAAGAACAACGGATCCCCCCCTGCCCCATCAGAGCCACCAGGACATAACCACAGACACAGCTGATCAACAGGGGGTGCCGCAGGCTCAGCCTCAACCACAGTGGACCCAGTTGTTTCCTCCACCTTCACCTGTTGCCAGGGAGATGGGGTCACGGCTGTCGCTCAACTCCCTCACGGATCAGCCCAGGTCTGCACGCCGCTGcagcctgtctgtgtctgtgggtCGTCAAGGCGACAGAGCCAGGCGCTTCAGCTGCCCTCGTCTGGAGCGCTCCAACAGTAAGGGCTACATCAAACTGGCGGACCTGGTGGGCGAGTCCTTCGAAGCCCCCGACACAGACACTTCTTTAGTGGCCACCGATCAGGAAGTAGCATTggacgcagcagcagcagcagcaacagcagcggAGGAAGAAGCTCAGGGAGAGGATAATCTGGTGACAGCCAGCACCTCTGCAGAATCCTAG